In Sulfurisphaera javensis, a single genomic region encodes these proteins:
- a CDS encoding chloride channel protein, protein MRGLLKLSELPYFEKWIILGFIIGIFIGLSAIAFDFLYRLFYTIFLIDILHLSLPKPLNPTFSYTVNPLLILVVTFGGLISGLLTMLSPEASGGGVDFAIKAYHNRGKIRKRVAFIELFSSSILLGTGGSAGDLGPMGLIGASIASLITEVLGLTPEDIRKAIAIGIGSGIGVIFKAPIGGALLSAEILYRRDFESEVILPSMISSATAYSIYGLYSGFQPIFGIYPYTFSPLRLPLYAILGILIGLTTILFVRIYHEISNMFRKMKVPQYVKTTLGSFLSSILLLFLPELIGTGYGWDYILEAGKINEINTYGIPLLLFLLLIAVAKMISSSFTIGSGGSGGIEAPSFEIGALIGAIVGIIFHNLFPSIVPFIAPFVIIGMLALFGAGAKAPISVMIIVTEMTYSLQLLPGEMVAVAIAYVISGKHTLYPSQFPTRKESPVHRSEYEIPVMLKVKIRQCKLQDVKINPDEKVEKVIELMKEYGLTSMPVVDKNSTFIGIVFYQSIEGKEGRIGDYVIRGVPTVSLNSNLEDAWEVIARTRSSYVIVTEGEKFIGIVSLEEMLKCYEKRIKRKKE, encoded by the coding sequence ATGCGAGGATTACTAAAACTCAGTGAACTTCCCTATTTCGAGAAATGGATAATTTTAGGTTTTATAATAGGGATCTTTATAGGCTTAAGTGCTATAGCCTTTGACTTCTTATATCGGCTATTCTACACAATTTTTCTCATCGACATTCTTCACCTTTCTTTACCTAAACCACTTAATCCTACTTTCTCTTACACTGTAAACCCACTCTTAATCTTAGTTGTTACTTTTGGTGGTCTTATTTCTGGTTTATTAACTATGTTATCTCCAGAGGCATCTGGAGGAGGAGTTGATTTTGCAATTAAAGCTTATCATAATAGAGGTAAAATAAGGAAAAGAGTAGCTTTTATTGAGCTTTTCTCATCTTCAATTCTTTTAGGAACAGGAGGAAGTGCTGGAGATTTAGGACCTATGGGATTAATTGGAGCATCTATTGCATCTTTAATAACTGAAGTTTTAGGTTTAACCCCAGAAGATATTAGGAAAGCAATAGCTATAGGTATTGGAAGTGGTATAGGAGTAATATTCAAAGCCCCAATAGGTGGAGCATTACTTTCAGCTGAAATACTTTATCGAAGAGATTTTGAGTCTGAAGTTATCTTACCTTCAATGATATCTTCAGCCACAGCTTATTCAATTTATGGGTTGTATTCTGGTTTTCAACCTATTTTTGGAATTTATCCTTACACTTTTTCTCCATTAAGATTGCCATTATATGCAATTCTTGGTATCCTAATTGGATTAACAACAATTCTCTTCGTGAGAATATATCATGAAATTTCAAACATGTTTAGAAAAATGAAAGTTCCTCAATATGTAAAAACAACCTTAGGTTCTTTTCTTTCTTCCATTCTTCTCCTCTTTTTACCAGAATTAATAGGAACTGGTTATGGTTGGGATTATATTCTTGAAGCTGGAAAAATTAATGAAATAAACACTTATGGAATTCCTCTACTCCTTTTCCTCCTCCTTATTGCAGTAGCAAAAATGATTTCTTCCTCATTTACTATAGGATCTGGAGGAAGTGGAGGTATTGAGGCCCCTTCTTTTGAAATAGGAGCTTTAATTGGTGCAATTGTTGGAATTATTTTTCATAATCTATTTCCCTCAATAGTTCCTTTCATAGCACCTTTTGTAATAATTGGTATGTTAGCTTTATTTGGTGCTGGAGCAAAGGCGCCAATTTCAGTTATGATTATAGTTACTGAAATGACTTATTCTTTACAACTTTTGCCAGGTGAAATGGTTGCTGTAGCAATTGCTTACGTTATTTCTGGTAAACACACTTTATATCCTTCTCAATTCCCAACCAGAAAAGAATCCCCAGTTCATAGAAGTGAGTACGAAATACCAGTTATGTTAAAGGTTAAAATTAGGCAGTGTAAACTACAAGATGTTAAAATTAACCCAGATGAGAAAGTTGAAAAAGTTATAGAACTAATGAAAGAGTATGGATTAACATCAATGCCAGTTGTTGATAAGAACTCAACATTTATAGGCATAGTATTTTATCAAAGCATAGAAGGAAAAGAAGGAAGGATTGGAGATTATGTTATTAGAGGAGTTCCTACAGTATCTTTAAACTCTAACCTTGAAGATGCTTGGGAAGTAATAGCTAGAACAAGATCAAGTTATGTAATTGTTACGGAAGGAGAAAAATTTATAGGAATTGTTAGTCTTGAAGAAATGTTAAAGTGTTATGAGAAGAGAATTAAAAGAAAAAAAGAGTAA
- a CDS encoding NUDIX domain-containing protein has protein sequence MRKYYPQILSVHLFWIVNDKILLLRRYNTGYMDGYWSVPAGHVEAKESATYAMIREAKEEIGVDFKPEELKPVYFMHRFENQERVDFFFRTSKTGIEPKNMEPNKADALDWFPLSSLPQNMVPYVRKALESYLNGEIYGEFGWSTQFLK, from the coding sequence ATGAGAAAATATTATCCGCAGATTTTGTCTGTACATCTCTTTTGGATTGTAAATGACAAAATTTTACTTCTAAGGAGATATAATACTGGTTATATGGATGGTTATTGGAGTGTTCCAGCTGGTCATGTAGAGGCAAAAGAAAGTGCCACTTATGCTATGATCAGAGAAGCAAAAGAAGAGATAGGAGTTGATTTCAAACCAGAGGAATTAAAGCCAGTTTATTTCATGCATAGGTTTGAAAATCAAGAAAGAGTTGATTTCTTCTTTAGAACTTCAAAAACTGGTATTGAACCAAAAAATATGGAACCAAATAAAGCTGACGCCTTAGATTGGTTTCCATTATCAAGCTTACCACAAAATATGGTGCCATATGTAAGGAAAGCATTAGAATCATATTTGAACGGAGAAATCTATGGTGAGTTTGGTTGGTCTACTCAATTTTTAAAATAA
- a CDS encoding acyl-CoA thioesterase, which yields MSSAEFIFEETVRIYDTDAQGIAHYASYYRFFTNTIEKYMREKAGIPYPNVNDELWFVMVESHATYKKPVKLGDRLTILLSPKALSKKVIRFDFKILKEGQVTTEGYVIQVAINPKVWKSVEIPEDILKKIVSV from the coding sequence ATGTCCTCAGCTGAATTTATCTTTGAGGAAACAGTAAGAATATATGATACCGACGCACAAGGAATAGCACATTATGCTTCATATTACAGATTCTTTACAAACACGATAGAAAAGTATATGAGAGAAAAAGCCGGAATACCCTATCCTAATGTAAATGATGAATTATGGTTTGTCATGGTTGAGTCTCATGCAACTTACAAGAAACCAGTAAAGTTAGGGGATAGATTAACGATACTTCTTTCTCCTAAAGCTTTATCAAAAAAGGTAATTAGATTTGATTTTAAAATATTAAAAGAAGGACAAGTTACTACTGAAGGATATGTTATTCAAGTCGCTATAAATCCTAAAGTTTGGAAATCAGTTGAAATACCAGAAGATATTCTAAAGAAAATTGTGAGTGTTTGA
- a CDS encoding thiamine pyrophosphate-requiring protein, with protein sequence MDSGARLILKGLKDLGVDKIFMVSGTDYAAFIEEKVRDPSLPEFIIVPHEITATAAAIGYSLSGKIGVVALHTIPGTANALGMIINAYTSRIPLIVLAGRSPYTEVGSPASRNLRIHWTQEAKDQGEIVRQWVKYDFEIRRVEQIPEVLSRAFQLAFSEPKGPVYIVIPREVSIEKGEYRRVRMSTFEPGVKREDLEKAKKMINESERPLIVTWRGGRRREWFDSIKALVDKVGIPIINYVGEVVNYEGEMGLDMIDFSTIDLLIVIESEVPYIPKKVKYEGKILKIDVDPSYSYIPYYGFSCDLCIQSIPSEVLSQLNVNPKDDWKEKVKEMYFQQEKRKEEEIKRLKGKRTIHPRYLSYVIGKVISKEDVILNEYPFNPRYAKLSFGQYFADPSFGHLGWALGSSFGFSLSGRKVIATVGDGAFIFGVPEAFYYAISTYGGNVTVVIYDNGGWLASAEAVEEVFPEGLAKAKQYFPGADFKRYNIGETVKAFGGYYRLVESTDELEDAVREAYNQKGIAVLQVIVERER encoded by the coding sequence ATGGATAGTGGGGCAAGATTAATACTTAAGGGACTTAAAGATTTAGGTGTAGATAAAATATTTATGGTATCTGGTACTGACTACGCCGCATTTATAGAGGAGAAAGTAAGAGATCCTTCATTGCCAGAATTTATTATAGTACCTCACGAAATTACGGCTACAGCGGCAGCAATAGGCTATTCATTATCTGGTAAAATTGGTGTAGTAGCACTTCACACAATACCCGGAACAGCTAATGCGTTAGGCATGATAATCAATGCTTATACTTCAAGAATTCCTTTGATTGTATTAGCTGGAAGAAGTCCTTATACAGAAGTAGGAAGTCCAGCAAGTAGGAATTTAAGAATTCATTGGACTCAAGAGGCTAAAGATCAAGGAGAAATTGTTAGGCAATGGGTTAAATACGATTTCGAAATAAGAAGAGTAGAACAAATACCAGAAGTATTGTCAAGGGCTTTTCAGTTAGCATTTAGTGAACCAAAAGGACCAGTATATATAGTTATTCCAAGGGAAGTTAGTATCGAAAAAGGAGAATATAGAAGGGTAAGAATGTCAACTTTTGAGCCTGGAGTTAAGAGAGAAGATTTAGAAAAGGCAAAGAAAATGATTAATGAAAGCGAAAGACCATTAATAGTTACTTGGAGAGGGGGAAGAAGGAGAGAATGGTTTGATAGCATAAAAGCGCTCGTAGACAAAGTTGGAATTCCTATAATAAATTATGTTGGTGAAGTGGTTAATTATGAAGGAGAGATGGGTTTAGATATGATAGATTTTTCTACTATTGATCTTTTAATAGTAATCGAAAGTGAGGTCCCTTATATACCAAAGAAGGTTAAGTATGAGGGTAAAATATTAAAAATTGATGTAGATCCATCTTATTCTTACATACCGTATTATGGATTCTCTTGCGATTTATGTATTCAATCAATTCCTTCAGAAGTGTTAAGTCAACTTAACGTTAATCCTAAAGACGATTGGAAGGAAAAAGTTAAAGAAATGTATTTTCAGCAAGAGAAGAGGAAAGAGGAAGAAATTAAAAGATTAAAAGGAAAGAGGACTATTCATCCAAGATATTTAAGTTATGTTATAGGAAAAGTGATTAGTAAAGAGGACGTTATTCTGAATGAATATCCTTTTAACCCTAGATATGCTAAGCTATCTTTTGGTCAGTATTTTGCTGATCCATCTTTTGGCCATTTGGGTTGGGCTTTAGGTTCCTCATTTGGCTTTAGTTTATCTGGAAGAAAAGTTATTGCAACTGTTGGGGATGGAGCTTTTATTTTTGGTGTTCCAGAAGCTTTCTACTATGCTATTTCAACCTACGGTGGTAATGTCACTGTAGTTATTTATGATAATGGTGGTTGGTTAGCTAGTGCTGAGGCAGTTGAAGAAGTTTTTCCAGAAGGATTAGCTAAGGCAAAGCAATATTTTCCAGGAGCAGACTTTAAGAGATATAATATTGGTGAAACTGTTAAGGCTTTTGGAGGTTATTATAGGCTTGTAGAAAGTACAGATGAATTAGAGGATGCTGTGAGAGAGGCTTATAATCAAAAAGGCATAGCTGTTTTACAAGTCATTGTTGAAAGGGAAAGATGA
- a CDS encoding ATP-binding protein gives MIEEQNPWWISEDLIEESETYKKYLEAKIKWYPDFLDKVSLSPFSLNFLFGPRQVGKTTALILFIKKLLDNHVNPKAIFYFSCEKLADYKELDSILEEYLKVKKREGIKTSYIILDEVTYPKEWYRTIKYRIDKGDFKNDVLILSGSLSMKAKGEVENFPGRRGNGKTLIMYPLSFSQYVRLFLKIPFPSQNVDKAVNLAKENFAIRKDVEELFENYLKTGGFPNPIKDVYAHGKINDSMVSDFISTVILEINKLRRSETFFKEVLKGIIDRTSSEVSFHTIAKGIGNVKTIISYIELLQHLYYLIVLFAIDPNDGTPIPKKEKKLYLIDPFLYYAFSKWVFTKMPDESKILESVVVAHLSRLYPTFYLKREKEVDVIIKEEDKYKGIEIKYGNVAKKVIGKIKDFIYLSKDVIDEKIIPTSLFLTFLDIPQTVEAREGI, from the coding sequence ATGATTGAAGAACAAAATCCTTGGTGGATATCTGAGGACTTAATAGAAGAATCTGAAACTTACAAAAAATACCTGGAAGCTAAGATCAAGTGGTATCCAGACTTCTTAGATAAAGTGTCACTTTCCCCATTTTCACTTAACTTCTTATTTGGCCCTAGACAAGTGGGAAAAACTACAGCTTTAATTCTCTTTATAAAGAAATTATTAGATAATCATGTTAACCCTAAAGCAATCTTTTACTTTTCATGCGAAAAATTGGCTGATTATAAGGAGTTAGATAGCATTCTTGAAGAATATTTGAAGGTAAAGAAAAGAGAAGGAATAAAAACGTCTTATATTATCCTTGATGAAGTAACTTATCCTAAAGAATGGTATAGGACAATAAAATATAGGATAGACAAAGGGGATTTTAAAAATGACGTTTTAATATTAAGCGGTTCTTTATCGATGAAAGCAAAGGGAGAAGTAGAAAATTTCCCTGGAAGAAGAGGTAATGGAAAAACATTAATTATGTATCCTCTCTCTTTCTCTCAGTACGTTAGACTTTTTCTTAAGATTCCTTTTCCATCTCAGAATGTTGATAAAGCTGTAAATTTAGCTAAGGAAAATTTTGCAATTAGAAAGGATGTTGAGGAACTCTTTGAAAATTATTTAAAAACTGGCGGATTTCCAAATCCTATAAAAGACGTTTATGCACACGGAAAAATCAACGATTCAATGGTCTCTGATTTCATTTCTACAGTGATTTTAGAGATAAATAAACTGAGAAGGAGTGAAACTTTCTTCAAGGAAGTTCTAAAAGGAATAATAGATAGAACTTCAAGTGAGGTAAGTTTTCATACAATAGCTAAAGGCATTGGAAATGTAAAAACAATAATTAGTTACATAGAATTACTTCAACATCTTTATTATCTCATAGTCCTCTTTGCTATTGATCCAAACGATGGAACTCCTATTCCGAAAAAAGAAAAGAAACTCTATTTAATAGATCCTTTCCTTTATTATGCTTTTTCAAAATGGGTATTTACGAAGATGCCAGATGAAAGTAAAATTTTAGAATCAGTTGTGGTTGCTCATTTATCAAGGCTTTACCCAACTTTTTATTTAAAAAGAGAAAAAGAGGTGGATGTTATAATTAAAGAGGAAGATAAGTATAAGGGAATAGAGATAAAGTACGGAAATGTTGCTAAAAAGGTGATTGGAAAAATAAAGGATTTTATTTACCTTTCAAAAGATGTAATTGATGAAAAAATAATACCTACATCCCTATTTCTTACCTTTCTTGATATTCCACAAACTGTTGAAGCTAGAGAAGGGATTTAA